One window from the genome of Rhodopseudomonas sp. P2A-2r encodes:
- a CDS encoding hydantoinase/oxoprolinase family protein produces MFQGAEVRLAVDIGGTFTDIVLDVGPDRRTRKLLTTPSRPEEAVLDGMRLILADARAHISDIDVFIHGTTLATNAIIERRGAKTALVATQGFRDVLDIGTESRYDQYDLSIDKPKPLAPRSLRFTVPERIDAYGAVRLPLDEAAVRALAPALRALNVESVAFAFLHSYANPEHERRAAAILKEELPHVWMTLSSAVCPEIREYERTSTAVANAYVQPLIDGYLTRMAEALQVEQFRGAIYLVTSGGGVTSIETAQRFPVRLVESGPAGGAIFASQIAARLGEAKVLSFDMGGTTAKICLIEKFQPETSRVFEVDRAARFLKGSGLPLRIPVIEMVEIGAGGGSIARVDALKRVTVGPESASSEPGPACYGRGGLQPAVTDADVALGKIDPDAFAGGTIKLDPELSKQALLRAIGEPLGLTAETAAYAVHEVVCENMASAARVHAVERGVVVGQHTLIAFGGAAPLHAARVAEKIGISRVIVPSNAGVGSAVGFLAAPIAYELVRSRPARLDDFDAEAISDLLQEMATEARALVEPGAAGAAVLERRAAFMRYVGQGHEIVAKLPNRRLTVADFAELRLTFESNYAALFERAIPGAAIEVLTWSVLATTEPRNPPRVADVARKPAGIAVGSRKFFDGRVGQVIDIPLYNRNQMDPGATIAGPAVIAEDETSTFVSTSFNAHIDGAGSIVMERKAA; encoded by the coding sequence ATGTTTCAGGGAGCCGAAGTTCGGCTTGCCGTTGATATCGGCGGCACTTTCACGGATATCGTGCTCGATGTGGGCCCGGATCGCAGGACGCGCAAGCTGCTGACGACGCCGTCGCGGCCCGAGGAGGCGGTGCTGGACGGGATGCGTCTCATTCTGGCTGACGCGCGCGCGCACATCAGTGACATCGACGTTTTCATTCATGGAACGACGCTCGCGACCAATGCCATTATCGAGCGTCGTGGCGCCAAGACGGCGCTCGTCGCGACGCAGGGTTTCCGCGACGTGCTCGATATCGGCACCGAGAGCCGTTACGATCAGTACGATCTTTCCATCGACAAGCCGAAACCGCTGGCGCCGCGGTCGCTGCGCTTTACGGTGCCGGAGCGCATAGACGCGTACGGTGCGGTCCGGTTGCCGCTCGACGAGGCCGCGGTGCGCGCACTCGCCCCAGCCCTGCGCGCGCTGAATGTGGAAAGCGTCGCCTTCGCCTTTCTGCATTCTTATGCCAATCCCGAGCATGAGCGGCGTGCCGCGGCGATCCTGAAAGAAGAATTGCCGCACGTGTGGATGACCCTGTCGTCGGCGGTGTGTCCAGAAATCCGCGAATACGAACGCACCTCGACCGCCGTGGCCAATGCCTATGTTCAGCCGCTGATCGACGGCTATCTGACGCGGATGGCCGAGGCGCTGCAGGTCGAGCAGTTTCGCGGCGCCATCTATCTGGTGACCTCGGGCGGGGGCGTCACCTCGATCGAGACGGCGCAGCGCTTTCCTGTGCGGCTGGTGGAATCCGGCCCCGCCGGCGGCGCGATCTTTGCGTCGCAGATTGCGGCGCGTCTTGGCGAAGCCAAAGTCCTGTCGTTCGATATGGGCGGTACCACGGCAAAAATTTGCCTGATCGAGAAATTCCAACCAGAGACCTCGCGGGTGTTCGAAGTTGATCGCGCGGCGCGCTTCCTGAAAGGCTCCGGTCTGCCGCTGCGTATTCCGGTCATCGAGATGGTGGAAATCGGCGCAGGCGGCGGCTCGATCGCCCGGGTGGATGCGTTGAAACGCGTTACCGTCGGACCCGAAAGTGCGTCGTCCGAACCGGGACCCGCCTGCTATGGCCGCGGCGGTTTGCAGCCTGCGGTGACCGATGCCGATGTGGCGCTCGGCAAGATCGATCCTGATGCCTTTGCCGGCGGTACGATCAAACTTGATCCTGAGCTTTCGAAGCAAGCCCTGCTGCGCGCCATCGGCGAACCGCTGGGGCTGACGGCGGAAACCGCCGCTTACGCCGTGCATGAGGTCGTGTGCGAGAATATGGCGAGTGCGGCGCGCGTGCATGCGGTGGAGCGGGGCGTCGTGGTCGGCCAGCACACCCTGATCGCCTTCGGTGGCGCTGCGCCGCTGCATGCGGCGCGCGTTGCCGAGAAGATAGGCATCTCGCGCGTCATCGTGCCCTCGAACGCTGGCGTGGGTTCGGCGGTGGGATTCCTCGCGGCGCCGATCGCTTATGAACTGGTGCGAAGCCGTCCCGCGCGCCTCGACGACTTCGATGCCGAGGCGATTTCCGATCTTCTGCAGGAGATGGCGACGGAGGCGCGCGCTTTGGTGGAGCCCGGCGCGGCTGGCGCAGCGGTGCTAGAACGGCGCGCGGCCTTCATGCGCTATGTCGGTCAAGGCCACGAGATCGTCGCCAAGCTGCCCAACCGGCGACTGACTGTGGCGGATTTCGCCGAGCTGCGTCTGACGTTCGAATCGAATTATGCGGCATTGTTCGAGCGCGCCATTCCGGGCGCCGCGATCGAGGTGTTGACCTGGTCGGTGCTGGCCACCACCGAACCACGCAATCCGCCGCGGGTCGCCGATGTCGCGCGCAAGCCGGCCGGCATCGCCGTGGGCAGCCGAAAGTTCTTCGACGGGCGGGTGGGACAGGTCATCGACATCCCGCTGTACAACCGCAACCAGATGGATCCCGGCGCCACCATCGCGGGACCGGCCGTCATCGCGGAGGATGAAACCTCGACATTCGTGTCGACGAGCTTCAACGCCCATATCGACGGCGCCGGCAGCATCGTTATGGAACGGAAGGCAGCGTAA
- a CDS encoding hydantoinase B/oxoprolinase family protein, whose amino-acid sequence MSEVQGTKLINLQIMWHRLIAVVEEQAQVLLRTAFSPIVRECGDLSAGVFDVKGRMLAQAVTGTPGHVNSMAESVKHFIAHFPIETMKEGDAYITNDPWMGTGHLNDFVVTTPCFKDGRPVALFSCTSHLMDIGGIGFGPDATDVFMEGLYIPMLKLVDQGVVNETLMAMIRSNTRLPIDTEGDTYSLAGCNDVGCQRLVEMMREFEIDALDELGDYICDRSREAVLAEVAKLPKGTWHNSMVVDGYDEPVTLAATLTISHEGIHVDFSGTSPASKFGINVPLSYTTAYTVFGLGCVVASQIPNNAGSLLPLTVAAPAGSILNAPKPAPVASRHVIGQMLPDVVFGCLKQIIPERVPAEGTSCLWNLNVRGQTRSGAGGNYGFSMAVTSNGGTGARFAKDGLSATAYPSGVRGTPVEIAETQTPLIFWRKELRPDSGGAGRTRGGLGQIIEVGSGVDAPFDILAAFDRIDHPPRGRDGGHDGQAGYVGLKSGQKLRGKGFQTVPPEDRLVVLTPGGAGIGAPSERASAAVRADVESGLVSRENADAIYGSAG is encoded by the coding sequence ATGAGCGAAGTCCAGGGCACGAAGCTGATCAACCTGCAGATCATGTGGCACCGGCTGATCGCGGTGGTCGAGGAACAGGCGCAGGTGCTGCTGCGAACCGCCTTTAGTCCGATCGTGCGCGAATGCGGCGACCTTTCAGCGGGGGTGTTCGACGTCAAGGGCCGGATGCTGGCGCAGGCCGTTACCGGCACGCCAGGCCACGTCAATTCCATGGCCGAGTCGGTCAAGCATTTCATCGCCCACTTCCCGATCGAGACGATGAAGGAAGGCGATGCCTACATTACCAACGACCCGTGGATGGGGACCGGCCATCTCAACGATTTCGTCGTCACCACGCCGTGCTTCAAGGACGGCAGACCGGTGGCGCTGTTCTCCTGCACCAGTCACCTGATGGACATCGGCGGCATCGGCTTCGGACCCGACGCCACCGACGTTTTCATGGAGGGGCTCTATATCCCCATGCTGAAACTGGTCGATCAGGGTGTGGTCAATGAGACGCTGATGGCGATGATCCGCAGCAACACACGGTTGCCCATCGACACCGAGGGCGACACCTATTCGCTCGCCGGCTGTAACGACGTCGGCTGTCAGCGCCTTGTCGAGATGATGCGCGAATTCGAGATCGACGCGCTCGATGAACTGGGCGATTATATCTGTGACCGCTCGCGCGAAGCGGTTCTTGCCGAGGTTGCCAAACTGCCGAAGGGCACCTGGCATAACAGCATGGTCGTCGACGGCTATGATGAGCCGGTGACGCTGGCGGCCACGCTGACGATTTCGCATGAAGGCATTCACGTCGACTTTTCCGGTACATCGCCGGCATCGAAGTTCGGCATCAACGTGCCGCTGTCCTACACCACGGCCTATACGGTGTTCGGCCTCGGCTGCGTCGTGGCATCGCAAATTCCGAACAATGCCGGCTCGTTGCTGCCACTCACCGTGGCGGCGCCTGCCGGCTCGATCCTGAACGCCCCAAAACCCGCCCCGGTGGCATCGCGTCATGTCATCGGCCAGATGCTGCCCGACGTGGTGTTCGGCTGCCTGAAGCAGATCATTCCCGAGCGGGTGCCGGCCGAAGGCACGTCGTGCCTGTGGAATCTCAATGTGCGCGGCCAGACGCGCAGCGGCGCTGGCGGCAACTACGGATTCTCCATGGCAGTGACCAGCAACGGCGGCACCGGCGCGCGGTTCGCCAAAGACGGGCTGTCGGCCACCGCCTATCCCAGCGGCGTGCGCGGCACGCCGGTCGAGATTGCGGAGACCCAGACGCCGCTGATCTTTTGGCGCAAGGAGCTGCGCCCGGATTCCGGCGGCGCAGGACGCACGCGTGGCGGCCTTGGCCAGATCATCGAAGTGGGCAGCGGCGTCGATGCGCCGTTCGACATTCTCGCCGCGTTCGACCGCATCGATCATCCGCCGCGCGGCCGCGACGGAGGCCATGACGGCCAGGCCGGTTATGTCGGATTGAAGTCCGGGCAGAAGCTGCGCGGCAAGGGTTTTCAAACCGTGCCTCCCGAGGATCGGCTGGTGGTGCTGACACCTGGCGGCGCCGGGATCGGCGCCCCCAGCGAGCGGGCGTCCGCCGCTGTGCGTGCCGATGTCGAAAGTGGCCTGGTGTCGCGCGAGAATGCAGATGCGATCTACGGTTCTGCGGGATGA
- a CDS encoding c-type cytochrome, with protein sequence MSRSVRLLAIALLGGGLVTAAIDAGRAQQVASATSGKLGLGRPALPEEIKAWDTDVRPDGKGLPVGKGTAKIGDAIFQEKCASCHGEFGQGVGRYPVIAGGIGTLKADRPDKTVGSFWPDASTLFDYIRRAMPFGNAQSLTADEAYALTAYVLSMSDIIKDENFELNEKTFTSIKMPNASAFYEDDRDTSEKHFWKKDPCMKDCRPSPKVTGRAMSVDVTPDSKAGPKVD encoded by the coding sequence ATGTCGAGATCGGTTAGGTTGCTCGCCATCGCCCTGCTCGGCGGCGGTCTCGTCACTGCGGCGATCGATGCAGGCCGCGCGCAGCAGGTGGCGTCGGCGACGTCCGGCAAGCTCGGCCTCGGGCGTCCGGCGTTGCCCGAGGAGATCAAGGCCTGGGATACCGATGTGCGACCGGACGGGAAGGGGCTTCCGGTCGGCAAAGGCACTGCGAAAATCGGCGATGCCATTTTCCAGGAGAAATGCGCGTCCTGCCATGGCGAGTTCGGCCAGGGCGTCGGCCGCTATCCCGTGATTGCGGGTGGGATCGGAACGCTGAAGGCCGACCGGCCGGACAAGACCGTCGGATCGTTCTGGCCGGATGCGTCGACTTTGTTCGATTACATCAGGCGGGCGATGCCATTCGGCAATGCGCAGTCGCTGACCGCCGACGAAGCCTATGCCTTGACCGCTTACGTTCTCAGCATGAGCGACATCATCAAGGACGAGAATTTCGAGCTCAACGAGAAGACCTTCACATCGATCAAGATGCCGAATGCGTCGGCCTTCTATGAAGATGACCGGGACACGAGCGAGAAACACTTCTGGAAGAAGGATCCTTGCATGAAGGATTGCCGTCCTTCCCCGAAGGTGACCGGCCGCGCCATGTCGGTCGATGTCACGCCCGACAGCAAGGCGGGTCCGAAAGTGGACTGA
- the soxC gene encoding sulfite dehydrogenase produces MSDKPSADFLNRRRFLGAAGLAGAGVALSSVPGAAGEAGKPDPLITHVQDWNRYLGDGVQSRPYGSPSKFEKDVVRRDVSWLTASPESSVNFTPLHQLDGIITPSGVCFERHHGGVAEINPADHRLMINGLVDKPLVFTMEDIKRMPRVNKVYFLECAANSGMEWRGAQLNGCQFTHGMIHNLMYTGVPLKVLLDEAGLKPNAKWLMLEGADASGMNRSLPIEKALNDVLIAFAMNGEALRPEQGYPLRAVIPGWQGNLWVKWLRRIEAGDQPWQTREETSKYTDLMPDGRSRKHTFVMDAKSVVTNPSPQAPLKHKGRNVLSGIAWSGRGTIKRVDVTLDGGRNWQAARLDGPVLDKSMTRFYVDLDWNGQEMMIQSRAMDSTGYVQPTKDELRKVRGVNSIYHNNGIQTWLVRAGGETENVEIG; encoded by the coding sequence ATGAGTGACAAGCCTTCAGCGGATTTTCTCAATCGCCGTCGCTTTCTGGGAGCCGCAGGGCTCGCGGGCGCAGGCGTCGCGCTGTCGTCCGTTCCGGGCGCGGCCGGTGAGGCTGGCAAGCCGGATCCATTGATTACGCACGTGCAGGACTGGAATCGCTATCTTGGCGATGGCGTGCAGTCGCGGCCCTATGGCTCGCCATCGAAGTTCGAAAAGGATGTGGTGCGCCGCGACGTCTCCTGGCTGACGGCATCGCCAGAATCCTCGGTCAACTTCACGCCGCTGCATCAACTGGACGGCATCATCACGCCGTCCGGCGTTTGCTTCGAGCGCCATCACGGCGGCGTCGCCGAGATCAATCCGGCCGACCACCGGCTGATGATCAATGGCCTTGTGGACAAGCCGCTCGTCTTCACCATGGAAGATATCAAGCGCATGCCGCGCGTCAACAAGGTCTACTTTCTCGAATGCGCGGCGAATTCGGGCATGGAGTGGCGCGGCGCGCAGCTCAATGGCTGCCAGTTCACCCACGGCATGATCCACAATCTCATGTACACCGGCGTGCCGCTCAAGGTGCTGCTGGACGAGGCCGGACTGAAGCCGAACGCCAAATGGCTGATGCTCGAGGGCGCCGACGCCTCCGGCATGAATCGCTCGCTGCCGATCGAGAAGGCGTTGAACGACGTGCTGATCGCTTTTGCGATGAACGGCGAAGCGCTTCGTCCGGAGCAGGGCTATCCGCTGCGTGCGGTCATTCCGGGCTGGCAGGGCAATCTCTGGGTCAAATGGCTGCGTCGGATCGAGGCTGGCGACCAGCCGTGGCAGACCCGCGAGGAGACATCGAAGTACACCGACCTGATGCCCGACGGGCGGTCGCGCAAACATACATTCGTGATGGATGCCAAGTCGGTGGTCACCAACCCCTCGCCGCAGGCGCCGCTCAAGCACAAGGGCCGCAACGTTCTCAGCGGTATCGCCTGGTCCGGGCGCGGAACGATCAAGCGGGTCGATGTGACCCTCGATGGTGGCCGCAACTGGCAGGCCGCTCGCCTCGACGGGCCGGTGCTCGACAAGTCGATGACGCGTTTCTATGTCGATCTCGACTGGAACGGGCAGGAGATGATGATCCAGTCGCGCGCCATGGATTCGACCGGTTACGTGCAGCCGACCAAGGACGAGTTGCGCAAGGTCCGGGGCGTCAACTCGATCTATCATAACAACGGCATTCAGACGTGGCTGGTGCGCGCAGGCGGGGAGACGGAAAATGTCGAGATCGGTTAG